Proteins from a single region of Synechococcus sp. WH 8109:
- a CDS encoding YciI family protein — protein MAWFVKTETFTAVAAALSVEQRRPTLEAHRCWVSDEAAAGRRLRSGYLVDGDRQPGGGGLLMFEASSYADALAWVQNDPMIIAGLVDWQVQEWIPVSGDGWP, from the coding sequence GTGGCTTGGTTCGTCAAGACTGAAACCTTCACGGCTGTAGCCGCCGCCCTCTCTGTTGAGCAGCGGCGACCCACCTTGGAGGCTCACCGTTGTTGGGTTTCAGATGAAGCTGCAGCAGGCCGTCGTCTACGCAGCGGGTATTTGGTGGACGGTGATCGGCAGCCCGGAGGCGGTGGGCTGCTGATGTTTGAGGCGTCGTCCTACGCCGATGCCCTGGCGTGGGTCCAGAACGACCCGATGATCATCGCCGGCCTGGTGGACTGGCAGGTGCAGGAATGGATTCCCGTCAGCGGGGATGGCTGGCCATGA
- the lipA gene encoding lipoyl synthase yields MLKPEWLRVKAPQRERIGAVSDLLLDLNLNTVCQEASCPNIGECFAGGTATFLIMGPGCTRACPYCDIDFDKSVRELDPTEPQRLGEAVARLGLKHVVITSVNRDDLGDGGASQFVACIEQVKQRSPLTTIELLIPDFCGNWDALATVMAAAPHVLNHNIETVPRMYRLARPQGIYERSLELLQRVREQWPKAYSKSGLMVGLGETDEEVIETLRDLRKHKVDIVTIGQYLSPGPKHLAVDRFVTPAQFETYKTVGEEELGFLQVVSTPLTRSSYHAGEVQRLMASHPR; encoded by the coding sequence GTGCTCAAGCCGGAGTGGTTGCGCGTTAAGGCTCCGCAGCGCGAGCGAATCGGCGCCGTGTCCGACCTGCTGCTGGACTTAAACCTGAACACGGTCTGCCAGGAGGCGAGCTGCCCCAACATCGGCGAATGCTTTGCAGGCGGTACCGCCACGTTTTTGATCATGGGGCCCGGCTGCACCCGCGCCTGCCCCTACTGCGACATCGACTTCGACAAGAGCGTGCGTGAGCTCGATCCCACCGAGCCGCAACGGCTTGGGGAAGCGGTGGCCCGTCTTGGCCTGAAGCACGTGGTGATCACCTCGGTGAACCGCGACGATCTCGGCGATGGAGGTGCGTCCCAGTTCGTTGCCTGCATCGAACAGGTGAAGCAACGCTCACCGCTCACCACGATCGAGCTGCTGATCCCTGACTTCTGCGGCAACTGGGATGCCCTGGCAACGGTGATGGCCGCCGCCCCCCACGTGCTGAACCACAACATTGAAACGGTGCCGCGGATGTACCGCCTGGCGCGGCCCCAGGGCATCTATGAACGCTCCCTCGAGCTGCTGCAACGGGTGAGGGAGCAATGGCCCAAGGCTTACAGCAAGTCGGGACTGATGGTGGGGCTCGGGGAAACCGATGAGGAGGTGATCGAGACGCTCCGGGATCTGCGCAAACACAAGGTCGACATCGTCACCATCGGTCAATACCTCTCACCTGGCCCAAAGCACCTGGCCGTCGACCGCTTTGTCACTCCGGCTCAATTCGAGACTTATAAAACAGTGGGCGAAGAGGAGCTGGGCTTCCTCCAGGTGGTCAGCACACCACTCACCCGCAGCAGCTACCACGCCGGCGAGGTGCAACGGCTCATGGCCAGCCATCCCCGCTGA
- the cobJ gene encoding precorrin-3B C(17)-methyltransferase has translation MPLLERLLLRGHIERIKPDDQNISTALDEHWTAENVVLFVGAVGAVTRLIAARIQGKEKDPAVLVLDPKGEFIIPLLGGHSAGAEQRAREIAMDLGGQAVITGACAHEGRLPLDAFGESWGWKRRGSVAHWRDLMVRQSQGSSISVHQSSGSNAWRGPEGHRLLHNIDPKGVPDAADLVIGARRQGYCQWHPATLWIGIGCERNTSVSLVEKAIADALATAGLAEEAVAGMASAARKSDEPALQHLSQTRAWPFRTFTEHALASIDVPNPSEVVRKEMGTASVAEAAALLAAGEQGLLIQPKRINRPETGEQGAVTVAIAEAALPYAPERGELHLVGSGPGDLSLLSGDAKAALSRCCAWVGYSLYLDLLEPLRRPDQVRFDGQLTREWDRCDEALRLAQQGAKVALISSGDSGIYGMAGLALELLLQQPERDRPRFAVHPGISAFQLAAARAGAPLMHDFCCVSLSDRLTPWAVIEKRLEAAAAGDFVLALYNPRSKGRDWQLGHAKEILLKHRPPTTPVTLARQLGRAEESRELTSLERLEPESVDMLTLVLIGNSSSRVDGDWMVTPRGYPGASLQ, from the coding sequence ATGCCGCTGTTGGAGCGTTTGCTGCTGCGCGGCCACATCGAGCGGATCAAGCCAGACGATCAAAACATCAGCACCGCCCTTGATGAGCACTGGACGGCAGAGAACGTCGTGTTGTTCGTGGGCGCCGTGGGAGCGGTGACGCGCCTGATTGCAGCTCGGATTCAAGGCAAGGAGAAGGATCCAGCCGTTCTGGTGCTGGACCCCAAAGGGGAGTTCATCATCCCTCTGCTAGGAGGCCATTCCGCAGGCGCCGAACAACGTGCCCGAGAGATCGCGATGGATCTCGGCGGGCAGGCGGTGATCACGGGTGCCTGCGCCCATGAAGGACGTCTCCCCCTGGATGCCTTTGGTGAGAGCTGGGGCTGGAAACGCAGGGGATCGGTGGCCCATTGGCGCGATCTGATGGTGCGGCAATCCCAGGGATCCAGCATCAGCGTCCACCAGAGCAGTGGATCCAACGCCTGGCGAGGTCCTGAAGGCCATCGATTGCTGCACAACATCGATCCCAAGGGGGTGCCAGACGCCGCTGATCTTGTGATCGGAGCGCGCCGTCAGGGTTATTGCCAGTGGCATCCAGCAACGCTCTGGATCGGCATCGGCTGTGAACGCAACACCAGTGTTTCCCTGGTGGAGAAGGCCATTGCCGATGCCTTGGCAACAGCAGGACTGGCGGAAGAGGCTGTCGCCGGGATGGCCAGCGCAGCCCGGAAATCCGATGAACCGGCCCTGCAGCATCTGAGCCAGACCCGGGCATGGCCGTTCCGAACCTTTACGGAGCACGCTCTTGCATCCATCGACGTGCCAAATCCCTCCGAAGTGGTGCGCAAGGAAATGGGGACCGCGTCGGTGGCTGAGGCAGCAGCCTTGCTGGCTGCGGGCGAACAAGGTCTTCTGATCCAGCCCAAGCGAATCAACCGTCCGGAAACAGGGGAGCAGGGCGCCGTGACGGTGGCCATTGCCGAGGCGGCCCTCCCCTATGCGCCAGAGAGGGGGGAGCTGCACCTGGTGGGCAGTGGTCCAGGAGATCTGTCCTTGCTCAGCGGAGACGCCAAAGCGGCCCTCTCCCGTTGCTGCGCCTGGGTTGGCTACAGCCTCTACCTCGATCTTCTGGAGCCCCTGCGCCGGCCGGATCAGGTCCGATTCGATGGCCAGCTCACCCGGGAATGGGACCGCTGTGACGAAGCACTGCGCTTGGCCCAACAAGGGGCCAAAGTTGCTCTGATCTCCTCCGGCGACAGCGGGATCTACGGCATGGCGGGATTGGCCCTGGAGCTGCTGCTCCAGCAACCCGAGCGGGACCGGCCCAGGTTCGCGGTGCATCCCGGCATTTCAGCCTTCCAGTTGGCCGCCGCCCGGGCCGGAGCGCCACTGATGCATGACTTCTGCTGCGTGAGCCTCAGCGATCGCCTCACGCCGTGGGCCGTGATCGAAAAGCGGCTGGAGGCCGCTGCCGCTGGAGATTTTGTGCTCGCTCTCTACAACCCGCGGTCCAAGGGCCGGGACTGGCAGCTGGGACACGCCAAGGAGATCCTGTTGAAACACCGCCCCCCCACAACCCCAGTGACGCTGGCGCGGCAGCTGGGCCGCGCAGAGGAATCCCGTGAGCTCACGAGTCTTGAGCGCTTGGAGCCGGAATCCGTGGACATGCTCACGCTTGTTCTGATCGGGAACAGCAGCAGCCGTGTCGATGGTGACTGGATGGTGACGCCGCGGGGGTACCCCGGGGCAAGTCTTCAATGA
- the psaA gene encoding photosystem I core protein PsaA produces MTISPPERGSDAKSQVEKVDNPATFELFGKPGHFDRALAKGPKTTTWVWNLHANAHDFDAHTSDLQEVSRRIFSAHFGHLAVIFIWLSGAFFHGARFSNYSGWLADPTHVKPSAQQVWAVFGQEVLNGDMGAGFQGIQITSGLFQMWRAWGITSETQLMALAIGALVMAGLMLNAGVFHYHKAAPKLEWFQNVESMLNHHLAGLLGLGSLSWAGHVIHVSAPVTKLMDAIDAGQPLVLNGKTIASAADIPLPHEFFNQDLLAQLYPGFSAGVGAFFSGNWAAYSDFLTFKGGLNPVTGSLWMTDIAHHHVAIAVMFIVAGHMYRTNWGIGHSIKEIHEGQKGDPLLFPATNGHDGLYDFMTNSWHAQLAVNLAIGGSVSIIVAQHMYAMPPYPYQAIDYPTQIGLFTHHIWIGGFLIVGAGAHAAIAMVRDYDPAKHIDNVLDRVLKARDAIISHLNWVCIWLGAHSFGLYVHNDTMRALGRPQDMFSDSAISIQPIFAQWIQNVHAAAAGSTAPNALAGVSEVFNGSVVAVGGKVAAAPMPLGTADFMVHHIHAFTIHVTVLILLKGVLYARSSRLIPDKANLGFRFSCDGPGRGGTCQVSAWDHVFLGLFWMYNSLSIVIFHFSWKMQSDIWGTVNADGSVAHITNGNFAQSAITINGWLRDFLWAQAVQVINSYGSNTAAYGIMFLGAHFVFAFSLMFLFSGRGYWQELIESIVWAHNKLKVAPAIQPRALSIIQGRAVGVAHYLLGGIATTWAFFHAHILVVG; encoded by the coding sequence ATGACCATCAGCCCACCTGAGCGTGGGAGTGACGCGAAAAGCCAGGTCGAGAAGGTTGACAATCCAGCAACCTTCGAGCTGTTCGGTAAGCCCGGACACTTCGACCGAGCTCTCGCGAAAGGTCCCAAAACCACCACCTGGGTTTGGAACCTTCACGCCAACGCTCACGACTTCGACGCTCACACGAGCGACCTTCAAGAGGTCTCTCGGCGGATCTTCTCCGCCCATTTCGGCCACCTGGCCGTCATCTTCATCTGGCTCAGCGGTGCCTTCTTCCATGGCGCCCGCTTCTCCAACTATTCCGGTTGGCTTGCTGACCCCACCCATGTGAAGCCAAGCGCCCAGCAGGTCTGGGCCGTCTTCGGCCAAGAAGTCCTCAACGGCGACATGGGTGCCGGTTTCCAAGGCATCCAAATCACCTCAGGCCTCTTCCAGATGTGGCGGGCCTGGGGCATCACCAGCGAAACCCAACTCATGGCTCTGGCCATCGGTGCCCTGGTGATGGCCGGCCTCATGCTCAACGCCGGTGTTTTCCACTACCACAAGGCTGCGCCGAAGCTGGAGTGGTTCCAGAACGTTGAGTCGATGCTGAACCACCACCTGGCAGGTCTGCTGGGTCTCGGTTCACTGTCCTGGGCTGGTCACGTCATCCACGTGTCTGCTCCTGTCACCAAGTTGATGGATGCCATCGATGCCGGCCAACCGCTGGTGCTCAATGGCAAGACCATCGCTTCGGCTGCAGACATTCCGCTGCCCCACGAGTTCTTCAATCAGGACCTGCTGGCGCAGCTGTATCCAGGCTTCAGTGCTGGTGTCGGTGCCTTCTTCTCCGGCAACTGGGCTGCCTACAGCGATTTCCTCACCTTTAAAGGTGGATTGAATCCTGTGACTGGAAGCCTCTGGATGACCGACATCGCCCACCACCATGTGGCGATTGCAGTGATGTTCATTGTTGCCGGTCACATGTACCGGACCAACTGGGGCATCGGTCACTCCATCAAGGAGATCCATGAAGGCCAGAAGGGCGATCCCCTGCTGTTCCCTGCCACCAACGGTCACGACGGTCTTTACGACTTCATGACCAATTCCTGGCATGCCCAGCTGGCGGTCAACCTCGCCATCGGCGGTTCAGTGAGCATCATCGTTGCTCAGCACATGTACGCGATGCCTCCGTATCCGTACCAAGCGATCGATTACCCCACTCAGATCGGGCTCTTCACCCATCACATCTGGATCGGCGGCTTCCTGATCGTTGGTGCCGGCGCTCACGCAGCCATCGCCATGGTTCGCGATTACGACCCCGCAAAGCACATCGACAACGTGCTGGATCGGGTGCTCAAGGCTCGCGACGCCATCATCAGTCACCTCAACTGGGTCTGCATCTGGCTCGGAGCCCACAGCTTCGGCCTGTACGTCCATAACGACACCATGCGTGCCCTGGGTCGCCCCCAGGACATGTTCAGCGATTCGGCGATCTCCATTCAGCCGATCTTTGCTCAGTGGATTCAGAACGTGCACGCCGCAGCTGCCGGCAGCACAGCTCCCAACGCCCTCGCGGGTGTGAGTGAAGTGTTCAACGGTTCCGTTGTCGCCGTCGGCGGCAAGGTTGCCGCTGCTCCCATGCCGCTCGGCACCGCCGACTTCATGGTTCACCACATCCACGCCTTCACGATTCACGTGACGGTGCTGATCCTGCTGAAGGGTGTCCTGTACGCCCGTAGCTCCCGCCTCATCCCTGACAAGGCCAACCTGGGCTTCCGCTTCTCCTGCGATGGTCCTGGTCGTGGTGGCACCTGCCAGGTCTCCGCTTGGGACCACGTGTTCCTGGGCCTGTTCTGGATGTACAACTCCCTGTCGATCGTGATCTTCCACTTCTCCTGGAAGATGCAGAGCGACATCTGGGGAACGGTGAATGCCGACGGTTCCGTTGCGCATATCACCAATGGCAACTTTGCCCAAAGCGCCATCACCATCAATGGCTGGCTGCGTGACTTCCTGTGGGCTCAGGCCGTTCAGGTGATCAACAGCTATGGCTCGAACACGGCTGCCTACGGAATCATGTTCCTCGGCGCTCACTTCGTGTTCGCCTTCAGCCTGATGTTCCTCTTCAGTGGCCGCGGCTACTGGCAGGAACTGATCGAGTCCATCGTCTGGGCTCACAACAAGCTGAAGGTGGCTCCCGCCATCCAGCCCCGTGCCCTTTCCATCATCCAAGGCCGTGCCGTGGGTGTTGCCCATTACCTCTTGGGCGGAATTGCGACCACGTGGGCCTTCTTCCACGCCCACATTCTTGTGGTCGGCTGA
- the psaB gene encoding photosystem I core protein PsaB — protein MATKFPSFSQGLAQDPTTRRIWYGIATAHDFESHDGMTEERLYQKLFSTHFGHLAIIGLWVSGNLFHIAWQGNFEQWVADPLHVRPIAHAIWDPHFGQGAIDAFTQAGASSPVNIAYSGLYHWFYTIGMKTNAELYQGSIFMMILSAWALFAGWLHLQPKFRPSLAWFKNAESRLNHHLAVLFGFSSIAWTGHLVHVAIPEARGQHVGWDNFLNVLPHPAGLGPFFTGNWGVYAENPDSLNQVFGSSEGAGTAILTFLGGFHPQTEALWLTDIAHHHLAIGCLFVIAGHMYRTNFGIGHSIKEILETHNPPKGTPGDLGAGHKGLYDTINNSLHFQLGLALASLGVVTSLVAQHMYSMPSYAFIAKDYTTQAALYTHHQYIAIALMCGAFAHGAIFFIRDYDPEANKDNVLARMLEHKEAIISHLSWVSLFLGFHTLGLYVHNDVVVAFGTPEKQILVEPVFAQFVQAASGKAMYGMDVLLSNASSSASLASQNIPGEHYWLDAINGNTDVFLPIGPGDFLVHHAIALGLHTTTLILVKGALDARGSKLMPDKKDFGYSFPCDGPGRGGTCDISAWDAFYLAVFWALNTVGWLTFYWHWKHLAIWSGNVAQFNESSTYLMGWFRDYLWLNSSQLINGYNPFGSNNLAVWAWMFLFGHLVWATGFMFLISWRGYWQELIETIVWAHQRSPIANMMGYRDKPVALSIVQARVVGLAHFTVGYVLTYAAFLIASTSGKFG, from the coding sequence ATGGCAACGAAATTCCCTTCGTTCAGCCAGGGTCTGGCCCAGGACCCGACAACCCGCCGTATTTGGTACGGGATCGCCACGGCTCACGACTTCGAGAGCCATGACGGAATGACGGAGGAGCGCCTCTATCAGAAGCTCTTCTCCACCCATTTCGGTCACCTCGCGATCATCGGCCTGTGGGTTTCGGGAAACCTGTTCCACATCGCCTGGCAGGGCAACTTCGAGCAGTGGGTCGCCGACCCCCTGCACGTGCGCCCCATCGCTCACGCAATCTGGGATCCCCACTTCGGTCAAGGCGCCATTGACGCCTTCACCCAAGCGGGCGCTTCCTCCCCGGTGAACATCGCCTACTCAGGCCTGTACCACTGGTTCTACACAATCGGCATGAAGACAAATGCCGAGCTGTATCAGGGTTCCATCTTCATGATGATCCTGTCGGCTTGGGCTCTCTTCGCCGGCTGGTTGCACCTGCAGCCCAAGTTCCGTCCTTCCCTGGCCTGGTTCAAAAACGCTGAATCGCGTCTGAACCACCACCTTGCTGTCCTCTTCGGCTTCAGCTCCATCGCCTGGACCGGTCACCTGGTTCACGTTGCGATCCCCGAAGCCCGCGGTCAGCACGTTGGTTGGGACAACTTCCTCAACGTTCTGCCTCACCCCGCCGGTCTTGGACCCTTCTTCACCGGCAACTGGGGTGTATACGCCGAAAACCCCGATTCTCTGAATCAGGTCTTCGGTAGTTCCGAAGGTGCCGGCACCGCCATCCTCACCTTCCTCGGCGGTTTCCACCCTCAGACAGAAGCTCTCTGGCTGACGGACATCGCCCACCACCACCTGGCCATCGGTTGCCTTTTCGTGATCGCCGGCCACATGTACCGGACCAACTTCGGTATCGGTCACTCCATCAAGGAGATCCTCGAAACCCATAACCCCCCGAAGGGCACCCCCGGTGACCTCGGTGCTGGCCACAAGGGTCTCTACGACACCATCAACAACAGCCTGCACTTCCAGCTTGGTCTGGCTCTCGCCTCCCTTGGCGTGGTCACCAGCCTCGTAGCGCAGCACATGTACTCGATGCCGTCGTACGCCTTCATCGCGAAGGACTACACGACTCAGGCAGCCCTGTACACACACCACCAGTACATCGCCATCGCGTTGATGTGTGGTGCCTTCGCCCACGGTGCGATCTTCTTCATCCGTGACTACGACCCCGAAGCCAACAAGGACAACGTCCTGGCTCGGATGCTCGAGCACAAGGAAGCGATCATCAGCCACCTGAGCTGGGTCTCCCTATTCCTCGGTTTCCACACCCTCGGCCTCTACGTCCACAACGATGTGGTCGTTGCCTTCGGTACCCCCGAGAAGCAGATCCTGGTTGAGCCCGTGTTCGCCCAGTTCGTTCAGGCCGCCTCTGGTAAGGCCATGTACGGAATGGACGTGCTGCTCTCCAACGCCTCTAGCTCCGCCAGCCTTGCTTCCCAGAACATCCCTGGTGAGCACTACTGGCTGGACGCGATCAATGGCAACACCGATGTGTTCCTGCCCATCGGCCCTGGTGACTTCCTTGTTCACCACGCCATTGCTCTGGGTCTGCACACAACCACCCTGATCCTTGTGAAGGGTGCCCTGGATGCCCGTGGCTCCAAGCTGATGCCCGACAAGAAGGACTTCGGCTACTCCTTCCCGTGCGACGGCCCCGGCCGTGGCGGCACCTGCGACATCTCTGCCTGGGACGCCTTCTACCTGGCTGTCTTCTGGGCTCTGAACACCGTGGGTTGGCTGACCTTCTACTGGCACTGGAAGCACCTGGCCATCTGGTCCGGCAACGTGGCCCAGTTCAACGAATCCAGCACCTACTTGATGGGCTGGTTCCGCGACTACCTGTGGCTCAACTCCTCCCAGTTGATCAACGGCTACAACCCGTTCGGAAGCAACAACCTCGCCGTCTGGGCTTGGATGTTCCTCTTCGGACACCTGGTTTGGGCCACCGGCTTCATGTTCCTGATCTCCTGGCGGGGTTACTGGCAGGAACTGATCGAGACCATCGTCTGGGCTCACCAGCGCAGCCCCATCGCCAACATGATGGGTTACCGCGACAAGCCTGTGGCACTGTCCATCGTTCAGGCCCGTGTCGTCGGTTTGGCTCACTTCACGGTTGGCTATGTCTTGACGTACGCCGCCTTCCTGATTGCCTCGACTTCAGGGAAATTCGGTTGA
- a CDS encoding DUF3598 family protein, with protein sequence MGIGLNVGEWELLQRNVGEWRGWFDSLDRTLQCTKRQPSLLTLKPAPPGVPLNLTLLLWPEGAGSSSPHKLPAGEPEKRIVQSFMRLDPDMGVFGTGSFSRGTLYRSTWTKLYAEFGFLHDQRRHRLVLLWDGAGELDRIVLIREFLAGSSALERPPLEPDQLIGDWRCDLPSPGDNICFSASDLDRWIFLPDGGAFLAPAQIDSHQPFSIEALWLSSATRLERISRRYSEHGALSSVNHQLLTR encoded by the coding sequence ATGGGGATCGGGCTGAACGTGGGTGAATGGGAGCTGCTGCAGCGCAACGTTGGTGAGTGGCGTGGCTGGTTCGACAGCCTGGACAGGACACTTCAATGCACTAAGCGTCAGCCCTCCCTTCTCACGCTCAAACCGGCTCCCCCCGGCGTGCCACTGAATCTGACCCTGCTGCTCTGGCCTGAGGGAGCGGGATCGAGTTCTCCCCACAAACTGCCTGCCGGCGAGCCTGAAAAGCGGATCGTTCAAAGCTTCATGCGGCTGGATCCCGACATGGGGGTCTTCGGCACCGGCAGTTTTTCGAGGGGGACGCTGTACAGGTCCACCTGGACCAAGCTCTATGCCGAGTTCGGGTTCCTGCATGACCAACGCCGTCACCGCCTGGTTCTGCTTTGGGATGGTGCGGGGGAATTGGATCGGATTGTGCTGATCCGTGAGTTCCTTGCCGGAAGTTCAGCGCTTGAACGTCCACCCCTGGAGCCAGATCAGCTGATCGGCGACTGGCGTTGCGACCTTCCTTCGCCAGGGGACAACATCTGTTTTTCCGCAAGCGACCTTGATCGCTGGATCTTTTTGCCGGATGGAGGAGCCTTTCTGGCGCCAGCGCAGATTGATTCACACCAGCCCTTCAGCATCGAAGCGCTTTGGTTGTCGAGTGCAACGCGCCTCGAGCGCATTTCACGTCGCTATTCAGAACACGGTGCCCTCAGCTCGGTGAACCACCAATTGCTCACCCGTTGA